The DNA segment GTTAAAATAGGAAAAATTATAGGGGTAAAATGAAGCTAATTTTGGCACCAAACGAGTTTTTAGACGAGTATATTTTGGCTTGTGAATTTTATAATATCGCTGGTATCTCATCAAATGCGTATCTATTTTGGAAAAATGCCATCTCGGCGAAATTTGAGAACTCTCGTGTAGTTTTTTTATACAAAAAATCCATACCAAAAAAATATGAAAACATTCTGTCAAACTGCTCAGACCTTAACGGGCTAGTTCTTAGCTCGACCTTTTGCTCTTTTTGCGGACTTGCTAGTTCTCATCTGACACGCTCAAATGGCTCAAAATTTTATGAACTTGTGCAGATAAAAGAGATTTGCGGTATAAAATTTGTAAATCTAAAGAAATTTTATGATGATTTTGGGCTTGATTACAACCTTAGAATTTACATAGAAAAGTGTAAATTTTTCTCGCCTACACCATTTGAAAAACGCATAAGGCTCACTGATACGCTTTGCTTGGGATATTATTAGTCAAATTTTACATTTTTACTCACTAAGAAAAAAATATACGCTTTAAAGTTTTATTAGCTAAAAAATATAATGTAAAAATCGTATAATCTAGCAAAATTAAAACAAGGGAGAGAAGATGAGAATTTTAACAGCACTTACAATGAGTGCTATTTTAGCAATCAGTGCGGCAGCTAGTGAAAAATACAAACTAAAACTGGCAGCAACTTATGAGAGCAATGTTCCGGTTTTAGGAGAAGCACCTAAGAAATTTAAAGAACTTGTTGAGAAGATGAGTGATGGGCGTATCGAGGTTAAAATCGACTACCCATCAAAGCACAAAGCTGCATTTGCCGTGCTTGATATGGTAAAGAGCGGACAATACGATATAGGTTATACGGCAAGTTACTTTTACAAAGGCAAGGACGCAAAACTAATGCTTTTTACAACCGTACCATTTGGGATGAACGCGGCTGAGCAACACGCTTGGTATAACTACGGAGGCGGTAAAGAACTTGCCGATAAAGTCTTTGCTCAGTATAACATAGTGACGTTTTTAGGCGGAAATTTTGGAGTGCAAATGGGTGGCTGGTTTAAAAAAGAGGTAAAAACCCTTGATGATCTAAAAGGGCTTAAACTACGTATGACTGGTCTTGGCGGAGAGATAATGTCAAAACTTGGCGTTAATATCAACACAATCCCGATAGGCGAACTATATATGGCTCTTGAGATGAACACCATTGACGCTGTTGAGTGGGTTGGACCTGCACTTGATGTGAGTTTTGGCTTTGAAAAAGTAGCACCATACTACTACACTGGTTGGCAAGAACCTGCTAGTGAGAACGAATTTTATGTTAATAAAACACTCTTTGATAAAATGCCAAACGACCTAAAGGCTATCATAGAGGCGGCAACAAAGGTGGTATCAGATTTTGTTTATGAGTATGCAAATTACCAAAATGCCCTAATGCTTGATAAAATTTCAAAAGAGTATCCGAATGTAAAAATAGTATCATTTTCTCCAGAGATAATGGGTGCGTTAAAAAAGGCTACTGATGAAATTTTAGATGAGCTAAGCCAAAAAGATCCGATGTTTAAGGAAATTTTAGACTCACAAAGAAAATTTATGAAAATCGGTAGAGAGTGGAGTAAAATTTCAGATTACG comes from the Campylobacter mucosalis genome and includes:
- a CDS encoding TRAP transporter substrate-binding protein, giving the protein MRILTALTMSAILAISAAASEKYKLKLAATYESNVPVLGEAPKKFKELVEKMSDGRIEVKIDYPSKHKAAFAVLDMVKSGQYDIGYTASYFYKGKDAKLMLFTTVPFGMNAAEQHAWYNYGGGKELADKVFAQYNIVTFLGGNFGVQMGGWFKKEVKTLDDLKGLKLRMTGLGGEIMSKLGVNINTIPIGELYMALEMNTIDAVEWVGPALDVSFGFEKVAPYYYTGWQEPASENEFYVNKTLFDKMPNDLKAIIEAATKVVSDFVYEYANYQNALMLDKISKEYPNVKIVSFSPEIMGALKKATDEILDELSQKDPMFKEILDSQRKFMKIGREWSKISDYAYIKNQE